One window from the genome of Spiractinospora alimapuensis encodes:
- a CDS encoding 3-hydroxyacyl-CoA dehydrogenase — protein sequence MREFDRVGVIGLGAMGAGIAEVFARAGFDVVGVEIDDDALEKGRRRLHSSLARALDKGRISAEEESAIRGRVSFSTDRTALANADFVVEAVPERMDIKRDVFTDLDRICARGTILATNTSSLSVTEIASLTSRPHNVVGLHFFNPAPVMKLVEVVGTVATDPGALDVAREVAKRLGKTPIVVSDRAGFVANALLVPYINHAISLYERRVASREEIDAAAVAAAEVPMGPLTLADMVGLEVCLAVMDVLWEEFRTPRFAAAPLLRRMVAAGMHGRKSGRGFYDYSAGATATAEPSPDSPLAALIEESPFALGDLMFAPHLNDALWMVTEGYASADDVDTAVRLGCGYPRGPIQLADEYGHDALLATLAAIHDAGLGSGSVPAPLLSSDTGDADDPE from the coding sequence ATGCGGGAATTCGACAGGGTTGGCGTGATCGGGCTCGGCGCCATGGGTGCTGGAATCGCCGAGGTGTTCGCACGAGCGGGATTCGACGTCGTTGGCGTCGAGATCGACGACGACGCGCTGGAGAAGGGACGACGACGTCTCCACTCCTCCCTCGCGCGCGCCCTCGACAAGGGGCGGATCTCGGCCGAGGAGGAGAGCGCGATCCGGGGCCGCGTGTCGTTCTCCACCGACCGCACCGCGCTGGCCAACGCCGACTTCGTGGTGGAGGCCGTCCCGGAACGAATGGACATCAAGCGGGACGTCTTCACCGACCTGGACCGGATCTGTGCCCGCGGCACGATCCTGGCCACCAACACCTCGTCCCTGTCCGTCACCGAGATCGCGTCCCTGACCTCACGCCCGCACAACGTCGTGGGTCTGCACTTCTTCAACCCCGCACCCGTGATGAAGCTGGTGGAGGTCGTCGGCACCGTCGCGACCGACCCCGGAGCGCTCGACGTCGCCCGGGAGGTCGCCAAGCGCCTGGGCAAGACGCCCATCGTCGTCTCCGACCGCGCGGGTTTCGTCGCCAACGCGCTGCTCGTGCCCTACATCAACCACGCGATCTCGTTGTACGAGCGCCGGGTGGCGAGCCGCGAGGAGATCGACGCCGCCGCCGTGGCGGCGGCCGAGGTCCCGATGGGCCCGCTCACGCTCGCGGACATGGTGGGGCTGGAGGTGTGCCTCGCGGTGATGGACGTGCTGTGGGAGGAGTTCCGCACGCCACGCTTCGCCGCCGCCCCGCTGCTGCGCCGGATGGTCGCCGCCGGGATGCACGGCCGTAAGTCGGGACGCGGATTCTACGACTACTCGGCCGGCGCGACCGCCACCGCCGAGCCCAGCCCGGACAGCCCCCTGGCCGCGCTGATCGAGGAGTCTCCGTTCGCTCTCGGGGACCTCATGTTCGCCCCGCACCTAAACGACGCCCTGTGGATGGTCACCGAGGGCTACGCCTCCGCCGACGACGTCGACACCGCCGTCCGGCTCGGTTGCGGCTACCCGCGCGGGCCCATCCAACTCGCCGACGAGTACGGGCACGACGCGCTCCTGGCCACCCTCGCCGCCATCCACGACGCCGGGTTGGGGTCCGGGTCCGTCCCGGCCCCGCTGCTGTCCAGTGACACCGGCGACGCCGACGACCCCGAATAG
- a CDS encoding alpha/beta hydrolase, with the protein MDIRASTVLPAARHNITLHTADGLKLVGELALPPEDRTPVATLVCLHPLPTAEGMMDSHVLRKASFRLPALADVAVLRFNTRGTTSRRGTSEGSFGDGETEQHDVLAAIEFAEFEELPHPWLLGWSFGTELALKWGCDPDVAGAILLSPPLKRADDADLAVWADSGKPVVALIPEFDDYLRPEEAKQRFAAIPQAEVIPVEGAKHLWVGEPYVRTVLNEITRHIAPQSAPLPTEWDGEYGVDKGL; encoded by the coding sequence ATGGATATCCGTGCCAGCACCGTGCTGCCCGCCGCGCGGCACAACATCACGCTGCACACCGCCGACGGGCTGAAGCTCGTCGGCGAACTGGCGCTGCCTCCGGAGGATCGCACTCCGGTGGCGACCCTGGTCTGTCTCCACCCCCTCCCCACCGCGGAGGGCATGATGGACAGCCACGTGCTGCGCAAGGCGTCCTTCCGGCTCCCCGCACTCGCCGACGTCGCGGTGCTGCGCTTCAACACGCGCGGTACGACCTCACGTCGCGGCACCAGTGAGGGCTCGTTCGGTGACGGCGAGACCGAGCAGCACGACGTTCTCGCCGCCATCGAGTTCGCGGAGTTCGAGGAGCTTCCCCACCCCTGGCTGCTGGGATGGTCGTTCGGCACCGAGCTCGCGCTCAAGTGGGGCTGCGACCCCGACGTCGCGGGCGCCATCCTGCTGTCCCCACCCCTCAAGCGCGCCGACGACGCCGACCTCGCGGTCTGGGCCGACTCCGGCAAACCGGTGGTCGCCCTCATCCCCGAGTTCGACGACTACCTCCGCCCCGAAGAAGCTAAGCAGCGCTTCGCCGCCATCCCCCAGGCCGAGGTGATCCCCGTCGAAGGCGCCAAACACCTCTGGGTCGGCGAACCCTACGTCCGAACCGTCCTCAACGAGATCACCCGCCACATCGCCCCCCAGTCCGCCCCCCTCCCCACCGAATGGGACGGCGAGTACGGAGTCGACAAGGGCCTGTAG
- a CDS encoding acyl-CoA mutase large subunit family protein, producing the protein MADAEEIAQGHARWQARYDAARTRDADFSTLSGEPVEPVYGPPPGVDVPGFERIGWPGEFPYTRGLYPTGYRGRTWTVRQFAGFADAEQTNERYKMILASGGGGLSVAFDMPTLMGRDSDDPFSLGEVGHCGVAIDSVADMEALFDGIDLGQVTTSMTISGPAIPIFCMYLVAAERQGRDVSRLNGTLQTDIFKEYIAQKEWLYPPEPHLRLIGDLMEHCTNEIPAFKPLSVSGYHIREAGATAAQELAYTLADGFGYVELGLSRGLDIETFAPGLSFFFDAHVDFFEEIAKFRAARRIWARWMRDHFGATTERAQWLRFHTQTAGVSLTAQQPYNNVVRTALEALSAVLGGTNSLHTNALDETLALPTEQAAEIALRTQAVIMEETGVGNVADPLGGSWYLEALTDRMEEQAELIFEQIRAKGTADHPIGPITSGLLAGIRDGWFSAEIAESATRHQQALEKDEKRIVGVNTHTSTISGPLEILRISHEVERGQRERLAQRRAERDQRAVDDTLAALLTATRDPATPNLIPAILAAVRAEATLGEICSTMGQEFGPYVETPRF; encoded by the coding sequence ATGGCTGACGCTGAGGAGATCGCCCAGGGGCACGCGCGGTGGCAGGCGCGGTACGACGCGGCTCGGACTCGGGACGCTGACTTCTCCACCCTGTCCGGGGAACCCGTGGAACCGGTGTACGGGCCGCCCCCCGGGGTCGACGTCCCCGGCTTCGAGCGGATCGGCTGGCCGGGGGAGTTCCCCTACACGCGCGGCCTGTACCCCACGGGATACCGCGGGCGCACCTGGACGGTGCGGCAGTTCGCGGGGTTCGCCGACGCCGAGCAGACCAACGAGCGCTACAAGATGATCCTCGCCTCCGGCGGCGGCGGACTGTCGGTCGCGTTCGACATGCCCACCCTGATGGGCCGGGACTCCGACGACCCCTTCTCCCTGGGCGAGGTGGGCCACTGTGGCGTCGCCATCGACTCGGTGGCCGACATGGAAGCCCTCTTCGACGGGATCGACCTCGGCCAGGTCACGACGTCGATGACGATCAGCGGTCCCGCGATCCCCATCTTCTGCATGTACCTCGTGGCCGCCGAGCGGCAGGGGCGGGACGTCTCCCGCCTGAACGGGACGCTGCAGACCGACATCTTCAAGGAGTACATCGCGCAGAAGGAGTGGCTGTACCCGCCGGAGCCACACCTGCGGCTCATCGGCGACCTCATGGAGCACTGCACCAACGAGATCCCCGCCTTCAAGCCGCTCTCCGTCTCCGGCTACCACATCCGGGAGGCCGGAGCCACGGCCGCGCAGGAGCTGGCCTACACCCTCGCCGACGGTTTCGGGTACGTGGAGCTGGGGCTCTCCCGCGGGCTCGACATCGAGACCTTCGCTCCGGGGCTGTCCTTTTTCTTCGACGCCCACGTGGACTTCTTCGAGGAGATCGCCAAGTTCCGCGCCGCGCGCCGCATCTGGGCCCGCTGGATGCGCGACCACTTCGGCGCCACCACCGAACGGGCGCAGTGGCTGCGGTTCCACACCCAGACGGCCGGTGTGTCCCTGACCGCGCAGCAGCCCTACAACAACGTGGTGCGCACCGCGCTGGAGGCGCTGTCGGCGGTGTTGGGGGGAACCAACTCCCTGCACACCAACGCCTTGGACGAGACGCTCGCCCTGCCGACCGAGCAGGCGGCGGAGATCGCGCTGCGCACGCAGGCCGTCATCATGGAGGAGACCGGTGTCGGCAACGTCGCCGACCCGCTCGGCGGATCCTGGTACCTGGAGGCCCTCACCGACCGCATGGAGGAACAGGCGGAGCTCATCTTCGAGCAGATCCGCGCCAAGGGCACGGCCGACCACCCGATCGGGCCCATCACCTCCGGGCTCCTCGCCGGGATCCGGGACGGCTGGTTCTCCGCCGAGATCGCGGAGTCGGCGACCCGCCACCAGCAGGCGCTGGAGAAGGACGAGAAGCGCATCGTCGGCGTGAACACCCACACCAGCACCATCTCCGGCCCCTTGGAGATTCTCCGGATCAGCCACGAGGTGGAGCGCGGCCAGCGGGAGCGCCTCGCCCAACGCCGCGCCGAACGCGACCAGCGGGCCGTGGACGACACCCTCGCCGCGCTGCTCACCGCTACCCGTGACCCCGCGACCCCGAACCTCATCCCCGCCATCCTCGCCGCCGTGCGCGCCGAGGCCACGCTGGGCGAGATCTGCTCGACGATGGGCCAGGAGTTCGGTCCCTACGTGGAGACCCCACGCTTCTGA
- a CDS encoding tetratricopeptide repeat protein: MQPSDFSSHGAVDLGARKAAMEREAKRQSAGSSGAASQFSFDVTEQNFQTDVLERSTQVPVVLALLASWSDQSQQVETALDRLVAASGGQWHLAKIDTEASPQLAQALRAQTVPMVAMVVGGQVVPGPAGPATEPQLRDWLTQIFDALRQQGVIPEDAPGVGPETDDLDEPEQGSAEAEAAAALQRGDIPAAEAAFTRALEADPNDAEAKAGLGYVRLVARVQAIDVQDAQRRVAENADDVTAQCEVADAEMAAGQVEEAFTRLVGLVRRTREDARDQARQHLLGLFDVLPANDPRLIKGRRDLTSALF; encoded by the coding sequence ATGCAGCCATCGGACTTTTCCTCGCACGGCGCGGTAGACCTCGGAGCCCGCAAGGCCGCCATGGAGCGTGAAGCCAAACGGCAGTCCGCCGGGTCCTCCGGTGCGGCCAGCCAGTTCTCCTTCGACGTCACGGAACAGAACTTCCAGACCGACGTTCTGGAGCGTTCGACCCAGGTCCCGGTGGTGCTGGCCCTGTTGGCCTCGTGGTCGGACCAGTCCCAGCAGGTGGAGACGGCGCTGGACCGGCTCGTCGCGGCCTCGGGCGGCCAGTGGCACCTCGCGAAGATCGACACCGAGGCGTCGCCGCAGCTCGCGCAGGCACTGCGCGCCCAGACCGTGCCCATGGTCGCCATGGTCGTCGGCGGTCAGGTCGTGCCCGGCCCGGCCGGCCCCGCGACCGAGCCGCAGCTCCGCGACTGGCTGACCCAGATCTTCGACGCGCTGCGCCAGCAGGGCGTGATCCCCGAGGACGCGCCCGGCGTGGGGCCGGAGACCGACGACCTGGACGAACCGGAGCAGGGCAGCGCCGAGGCCGAAGCCGCGGCGGCTCTGCAGCGCGGCGACATCCCCGCCGCGGAGGCGGCGTTCACCCGCGCGCTGGAGGCCGACCCGAACGACGCCGAGGCCAAGGCCGGCCTGGGCTACGTCCGGCTGGTCGCCCGCGTACAGGCGATCGACGTGCAGGACGCCCAGCGCCGGGTCGCGGAGAACGCCGACGACGTCACAGCCCAGTGTGAGGTGGCCGACGCCGAGATGGCGGCCGGGCAGGTCGAGGAGGCCTTCACCCGCCTGGTCGGTCTGGTGCGCCGCACCCGCGAGGACGCGAGAGATCAGGCGCGCCAGCACCTCCTCGGACTCTTCGACGTACTCCCGGCGAACGACCCGCGCCTCATCAAGGGCCGACGCGACCTCACATCAGCCCTTTTCTGA
- a CDS encoding LIM domain-containing protein, with protein sequence MPRRNTPRRRGDNGRAHAPIDLLRATGAERRESAPDGDWAVRSVSATAATKAYWCPGCGQQIPPGMPHVVAWRAGGQGEDRRHWHSSCWSKRADRSTRPPRR encoded by the coding sequence GTGCCCCGCCGCAACACACCCCGTCGACGCGGGGACAACGGCCGAGCCCACGCGCCGATCGACCTCCTGCGGGCCACCGGCGCCGAGCGACGCGAGAGCGCGCCGGACGGCGACTGGGCGGTGCGCAGCGTCAGTGCCACCGCCGCCACGAAGGCCTACTGGTGTCCCGGCTGCGGACAGCAGATCCCGCCCGGCATGCCCCACGTGGTCGCCTGGCGCGCCGGTGGGCAGGGTGAGGACCGGCGGCACTGGCATTCGTCGTGTTGGAGCAAGCGGGCCGACCGTTCGACGCGACCGCCGCGCCGGTAG
- a CDS encoding SgcJ/EcaC family oxidoreductase, whose product MTTSTHRTQIAPEIVDKGGDHEADRVAIAAIVKDVEDGFNGNDAGLLVEHFAENGYTVNAFGGVLTGRGAMAETNAALLAGPLREETARYELDHVEFLRPDVAVARKLAWATDADGTPRSERHSMIATYVLVKEGDRWWVTARQNTTVPEA is encoded by the coding sequence ATGACGACATCAACGCACCGCACCCAGATCGCGCCGGAGATCGTCGACAAGGGTGGGGACCATGAGGCCGACCGGGTGGCGATCGCGGCGATCGTCAAGGATGTGGAGGACGGGTTCAACGGGAACGACGCCGGGCTGTTGGTGGAGCACTTCGCCGAGAACGGGTACACCGTCAACGCTTTCGGGGGCGTGCTGACGGGACGTGGGGCGATGGCGGAGACGAACGCCGCGTTGTTGGCGGGGCCGTTGCGGGAGGAGACCGCGCGGTACGAGCTCGACCACGTGGAGTTCCTGCGGCCCGACGTGGCGGTGGCGCGGAAGCTGGCCTGGGCCACCGACGCCGACGGTACGCCGCGGTCGGAGCGGCACTCCATGATCGCGACCTACGTGCTGGTGAAGGAAGGCGACCGCTGGTGGGTCACCGCGCGGCAGAACACCACGGTGCCCGAGGCGTAG